In Edaphobacter aggregans, the sequence CCGTCTGATCCAATCAGCTCCACTCATCTCAGCCAAGGCCCCTCCCCCTATGTCCGAGAACCAACCCAGAAAACAGACCAATAGCCCGTCCGAAGATTTCAGCGAAGGGATCGACGATCTCCTCGCAGACCTTTGGCAACGTCATCTCCCCACCCTTCGGGAACGCCTCGATCTCCTCGCCCGCACCGCTGCCGAAGCCACAACAGGCACTCTCAACGAAATCACCCGCGCCGAAGGCCAGTCAATCGCACACAAACTCTCCGGCAACCTTGGCATGTTCGGCCACCACAAGGCTGGAGACCTCGCCAGTCAGATCGAGCACATCTTCAAGGCCCCCACACCCGAGACGCTCCCTCTCCTTGCCGGCCTCACCCGAAATCTGCGCGAAACCCTCGCCGCCAACCTCTGACGGCTCTCACTTAGCCTGCCGCACCGCCCACCCAGCCAGATCGATCGCCGCGTCAAACCCGTCATAATCCAACGGCAGCTTATTCCGCCGATCCACATATTCGTTGTAGACCCACGGATCGACCACGGCAAACACAGTCCCCTTCCCCATCTTCGAAACCGCCATCAGCACATCGCCCTTATCGGTCAAGATAGCCTTCGCCGGACCCGAAACCGTAATCGTAGAAATCTCCTTCAAATAAGCCTTATGAGGATGTTCAAACATGCCCGTTCCCGCAGGAACCATCACCGTCGCCTGCGACCACGTATTGTTCTCCACCGTATTGCGAAGCACCGGATTGAAGTGAATCCCGAACCGCTCACTCATCGTGTTGAAGTGCTCGAACTCTGAGTTCGTTACATCGTTCTGCATCAGGATCAGCACGCCGCCCGCCTTCACCCAGGCCTCAATCGCGTCCCCACTGGCCTTATCCATGTAATGCGGATTTGGATTTTTCGCCGGAATATCTGGCGAAGCCAGCACAAAAATCTGCGCCTTCTTCAAATCAGCCGCTATGGGCGCAGTCGTCTCTGTAGCCAGCTTCACGCCATACCGCTGAAACGCCCGCCCATAAAACGCGAAGCCCGAATTCGCATCATCATCCCACTTGTAATGAAACAGCTCCGGCTGCCCCGCAGCATTCTTCCGCGTCTGCGAGTTGAACCAAGCATCTACCAGCACCGTCTTTCCCTGCCCCAACGCCTCAGTCGAAGCCTGCGCCATCTCCGACCCCGCCAGCATAAAAGCTCCGATGCCCTTCGCATCGTTCGCAATCGTCTTCTCGCCAACATAGTAGTCAAACGTCCCCGAACGATAAGGCGTCCCACCCAGCCCACCAACCTTCACCGTCCCATTCAGCACCATCAAGCCATCAGGCCCAGTCGAAACAAACGCCTTCTGAATCCCCTCCCATCCGCGCCGAGCATTTGCCTCATAGCTCTGCGGCAGATACCCCATCCGCACCCCCTTCGCCAGCGCATACACAAACATCGAGCTAGCCGAACCCTCCGTATAATTCCCCGGCTTCCCGCCCTTATCCATCACCTGCCACCACAAACCCGTCTTCTTATCCTGATAAGCCACCGCCGCCGTCGCCGTCCTATTCAACGCAGCCACCAACTCTGCCCGCTTCGGATGATCCTTCGGAAACCAATCCAACACATCCACCAGCGCCATGGCATACCACCCCATCGCCCGCGCCCAAACCTCCGGCGACAACCCCGTCGTCTTATCCGCCCACGGCATCTGCTTCGACTCATCCCACCCATGCAGCAGCAAACCCGTCTTCGGATCGCGCATCTTCGTATCCATCAACAGCAGCTGCTTCGCAATATCGTCAAAATCCCCCGGCTCCTGAAACGTAGCCGCATACGCCGCGCGAAAAGGCTCCGCCATATAAGCCCCATCCAGCCACATCTGGTTCGGATAGATCTGCTTATGCCAGTACCCACCACTCGCCGTCCTCGGCTGCGCAGCAAGCTGCTCATGCAAAAACTTCGCCGCCTTGTAGTACTTCGGCTGTTGCGTCACCCGATACACCAGCAACACCGCTCGGCCCATTTCAATGTCGTCCAGCGTATGCCCGTCAGCCTTATAGCCCTTAATCGTTCCATCCTCGGCGACATACTTATCCACCGCTGCCTTGATGTAGCGAAAGTCATCACCATTCGCGGTAGCGTGCCACTGAGCTGCCATCCCATCCAGAAGCACACCCTCCTCATACGCCCACTCGCCCGGATGATTCTCAGTCGTCACAACCCCCGCAGGCCACTCCTTGATCACTGACTCCGCCATCTTCGCCGAACTTGCATCCTGAGCCCACAAACCCTGCGCCACCGCACAACCCATCACAACCGAAGCCGCAAACAACCGCATTCCAAACCCTCACAATCATCAAATCGAGACCACACCAGCATATCGCCCGCACCCATCCATAGGCCAATCAAAACAAGCCACAGAGATCTTTTATTAACGAAACTAAAATTTCACAAACCGGATCAATCGCAAGCCAAAGCCGTCCACACCCCAGCCGCCGTCCCACTCGCCCCACTGATACTCAGGTCCACAAAGTTTCCCGCCGCCACCGCCACACTCCCCGTAGCCGTACACATCCCACCCGAAGCCGCCGAGCAGCCCAACCCCGTATCCGCCATCGCTCCCGGCGTCCCCTGCCGCAGCATCACGCTAATAGCATTCGTCTGCTGCGAAAACACCACCAGCTTCGTGGCTACACACCCCGCCGGAACCCACGTAAGCTCCGCCGTCCCCTCCGTCAACGCCGACCCCGTATTGTTCACTGAGTAGTAGACCGAATTAAACGAAACCGCGTGGTACATCGAAGCAAACGGAATCCCGCTCGTCCCCCCACCTCCGCCACCACCCGTCCCATTTGCTCCAGGAGCACCCTGCGGAATCGTAAAATTCAGCACCGCAGCACTCGCCGTCCCACTGTTCGTCACCGAAGCCTGCGTCCCCGCCGCCCCCGTCGTCACCGTCCCGACACTCACCGCAGCAGCAGCCCCCGCCGGCCCCGTAGCCCCTGCACTCCCCGCCTGAGCCAGGACCCCCCAAACCGCAGGCGAAACATCCGGCTCCGACTCCAGACTCGTCCCCAACGCCAGATAAGTCGTTCCCCCAAACACCACCGCATCATTAGCCACATACCCCACACTCGCCACCCACGCACCCTTATAGCTCATCCCCACCGTCCCAGCCGGCCCCTGAGGCCCCATCGGCCCAGCCGCACCCGCGGCCCCCGAAGCGCCTGTCTGCGCCAGCACCCCCCAGTACGCCGGACTCAAATCCGGCTCTCTCCCCACATTCCCCACCAACGCAACATAGCTCGTCCCGCCATACCCAACCGCAGCGCCAACCGCGTAGGTCTGCCCAGCCACCCACGTCCCCATAAAACTCACCGGAGGCCCTTGCGGCCCAGTCGCGCCCGTGGCACCAGTAGCCCCCACCGGCCCCTGAGGCCCCGCAGCACCCGCCGGCCCAGCAGGCCCTTGAGGCCCCTGGGCCGCCAGCACCGTCCAATACGCCGGACTCAGCCCCGGCGTATTCCCCACATTCCCCGACCCCAACGAAACATACGTCGACCCACCATAGCTCACCGCATCATGCAGCCCATAGTTCGTCGCCGAATCATAGTTCCCCGTGTAGTTCGCCACCGCAGGCCCCTGAGGCCCAGTAGCTCCAGTCGCACCCGTAGCCCCCGTAGCACCCTGCGGCCCCGTCACCCCCTGCAAACCCTGCGGCCCGGCCAATCCCTGAGGCCCAGCCGGCCCTGTCGCACCCGCCGCCGCAAACATAGCCCACTGCCCCGGACTCTGATCCGGCGTATTCCCATGATTCCCATCCACCAGCGAAACATACCCTGCACCGCCATACATCACGCCATCGGCCAGAGCATAGTTCGTTGTCGAAGAGTACGCCCCCTTAAACGACAGCCCAACTGGCCCCGCCACACCCTGAGGCCCCATCGGCCCCTGAAGCCCCTGCGGCCCCGTCGCCCCAGTCAACCCCTGAGCCCCCGCCTGCCCCGGAACGCCCTGCACCCCTTGCGGCCCCTGCTCCCCCGGAGGTCCCACCGCCCCCTGCAACCCCTGAGGCCCCTGTGCCCCCGCCACGCCCTTTAGCCCCTGAGGCCCAACCGGTCCCTGCGCCGTCAGCACACCCCACCACGCCGGACTCGCATCCGGAGTATTCCCGTGATTCCCCGCGCTCAACGACGCATAACTAGCCCCCTGCCAAAGCACTACATCCCCCAGCGCATAGTTCGTCACCGACGAATACACCCCCTGATACACCAACCCCGGACTCCCCGACGCGCCCGCAGCCCCAGCAGCACCCGTCGCCCCCGTAGCCCCAACCGGCCCCTGAGGCCCCGTCAACCCCGGAGGCCCTTGCGGCCCCGTTGCTCCCTGCGCCCCCGTAGTCCCCACCCCTGCCTGCGCCACCAACCCCCACTGCAGCGGATTAAGCCCCGGCGTATTCCCCAAATTCCCAGCCGTCAGCGAGATATAGCTCGACCCCTGAAACACCACCATATCGTTCACCGCGTAATTCGCCGTCGAGTCATACGTTCCCCGATACCCCAGCCCCGAGCCATTCGCCGCAGGCCCAGCCGGTCCCATCGGCCCCGCAACCCCCGTATCACCCTTCGCCCCCTGAACCCCCTGAATCCCCTGCGGCCCCGCCGGTCCCGCCACACCCTGTGGCCCTTGAGGCCCCGTGGCGCCCGTAGCCCCAGCCGTAGCCAGCACCACATCCAACTCAGCCGCATGGCCCGTCAGGTCATTCTCCTTGCTGTCGAATTGCACCACTGCCGTAGCCGCCGTCAGCGCCACCCCAAAATTGGTCGCCGGAGTCGTAATCCACCCCTGCACCAACGACGTGACATCCACCGTCACATACGCCCCAGCCTGGCCCACCGAAAACACCTGTGAAGCACTCCCCAGGGAAGGCAGCGTTGAATACGTCACGCTATACTCCCCCCAAGCTCCCCCCAGCGGCTGAACACTCACCAGTCCCGCCGTATCCATCCGGTTGCAAAACAGCCGCAGCACCGCCCTCGACACCTGCGAAGCCGTAGTCCCTGGCGGCAGTGTACCCAAGTCAAACTGCAGCAGAGCAGTATACCCACCACCTACATTCAAATTCGAAATCGTCCCACTATTCACCGCTGGCAGAGCCTGATTCACATGGGCATCCGCCACCAGCGTCGCCTCGACGGCACGAGCCTGCCCAACCGTCGCCACCAGCAACGCCGCCACCCCTAACCACGGCGGCAATCCCCCCTTGACCAGCCCCATCAAACGTCCCAAGACCTTCCCCAAGCAACTCAACGTTACAGAGACACAAACCAAAAGACCCGCACCCTCCGCCTGCTTGCGCAAACAGAGGGCCGGTCACTTCCACTCAACGATCGAAACTCTACAGTGCACGTTGCGCTGGCCATGGACTGACCATGCAATGTTCATTTTGGGAACAGAAACTGGGAGCCTTCCCGTTCTAGAACAAAGGCTCACAAAACACAACCATATTACACGTCGCCCTCTACAACTTCCGTGTCATTACCCCCGACATGATCCCTCCCCCTGTTTAGGACTTAACCTACCCATCGCGATACCATTACAATCCGCATCCCATAGAAAGCAATCGACACTAAAGACGAGGACACCCCCATGAGCGCCACCCCAACCAACCAGCCCGGCCAACTCCCCTTCCCCGAAACCCTCGTCGACATCCCACGCCTCATCACCGCCTTCTACTCCCTCCACCCCGACGCCGCCGTCCCCGCCCAGCGCGTTTCCTTCGGCACCTCCGGCCACCGCGGCTCCTCCTTTGACGCCTCCTTCAACGACGACCACATCGCCGCCATCACCCAGGCCATCGTCGAATACCGCGCCACCCAGCACACCCTCGGCCCCCTCTTCCTCGCCAAAGACACCCACGCTCTCTCCGAGCCCGCCTTCACCACCGCACTCGAGGTCCTCGCCGCCAACGACATCGAGACCATCATCGACGAACACCTCGGCTACACCCCCACCCCCGCCCTCTCCCACGCCATCCTCACGCGCAACCAAAACTCCAAACTCCACCGAGCCGACGGCATCGTCATCACCCCCTCCCACAACCCTCCCGAAGACGGCGGCTTCAAATACAACCCACCCACCGGCGGCCCCGCCGACACCTCCGCTACCAAGTGGATCGAAAACCGCGCCAACGAACTCATCGCCGCCGGCCTCAAAGGCGTCAAGCGCATCTCTTACTTCCGCGCCCTCTCCGCCGACAAGACCTACCGTCACGACTACATCACCGCCTACGTCGACGACCTCGCAAACGTCATCGACTTCGACGTCCTCAAAGGCACCGACCTCAAGTTAGCCGTCGATCCACTCGGAGGAGCCGGAGTCCACTACTGGCCTCGTATCGCCGAAAGGTACAAGCTCCCCATAGAAATCCTCAACCGCCACGTCGATCCCACCTTCCGCTTCATGACCTGCGACTGGGACGGCCGCATCCGCATGGACTGCTCCAGCCCCTACGCCATGGCCAGCATGATCGCCAACAAGAACAAATACGACGTAGCCTTCGCCGCCGACACCGACCACGACCGCCACGGCATCGTCACCAGCACCACCGGCCTCCTCAACCCCAACCACTATCTCGCCGTCTGCATCCAGTACCTCTTCACACACAGACCGGAATGGAAGAGCAGTGTCGGCATCGGCAAAACCCTCGTCTCCTCCAGCATCATCGACCGCGTGGCCAAAGGCCTCAACCGCCCCCTACTCGAAGTCCCAGTAGGCTTCAAGTGGTTCGTCGACGGCCTCCTCGACGGCAGTCTCGGCTTCGTGGGCGAAGAATCCGCCGGAGCTACCTTTCTCCGCCGCAACGGCCAAGTCTGGACCACCGACAAGGACGGCCTCATCCCCGGCCTCCTCGCCGCCGAGATGACCGCCCGCACCAGCAAAGACCCCGGTGACATCTACCGCGAACTCACCGCAAAATACGGCGCCCCCACCTACCAGCGCATCGACGCAGCAGCCACCAAGGAGCAGAAGGCCAAACTAGCCAAACTCTCCCCATCACAAGTCACCGCAAAAGAGCTCGCCGGAGAGCCCATCACCGCCATCCTCACCGAAGCACCCGGCAACCACGCCCCCATCGGCGGCCTCAAGGTCACAACCGAGAACGGCTGGTTCGCCGCCCGTCCCTCCGGTACCGAAGACGTCTACAAGATCTACGCCGAATCCTTCAAGGGCGCCACCCACCTCAAGCAAATCCAAACGGAGGCCCAGCACCTGGTCACCGCCGCCATCGCCTGACAAGTCCACTCAGCACTCATAAAACTCAGCACGCATAAATGTGACGCATCAGCGTCTTTGCTTCTAGGTACCCCAAGGCTTCAGCCTTGGGTCTCTCAATCCTGCAAAGAAAGAAGGGGGCTTCAGCCCTGGGTATGCCTTCCTGTCACAGCCCAGAGGATAGAGGGACTGCACGAACGATCCGCCGGGCGTTACCTGGTAAACCGCAACCCACCCAGCACAATCCGAGGCGCGCCCAGCGTAAGCAGAGGCGTACGCCCCGCCTGAACCTGCTGGTTCGCAAGATTCTGAACCGAACCATAAACCCGGAACCTCTGCCCAAACGAGTGCTCTGCATAAACATCGACCTGGACGAACCCATCCAGCTCAAACTGATTCGCCGAGTCATCATACTGCCTGCCGCTCATCCGCAGAGCGACACTCATCGTCCCAACCCGGCTCTTCTCCAGCCGAGCCTGCAAAGAAGCGCTGTTCCTCGGAACCTGCGGAGTCCACTTACCGACCAGCGTAGGGTCGGCCTGGAACTGCGTCACCGTCGAGTTCGCATACTGATACCCCGCCGTCACCATCAAAAACGAAACCGGATGCATCTCCACTTCAGTCGTGACGCCCTTGCTCACCAGCTGCCCCAGATTCTCCCGCATTAGCGTCTGACTCGTCGGCGTCGAGCTCAAAGTCACCGTAGACACCGGACGATTCACCTCCGTCCAGAAGTAGCTCGACCGAACCGAACCCAGATGCCGCACATTCACCAGTCCACCAAACTCAAACCCCGTAGCCCGCTCCGTCCGCAAACTGGCATTCGGAAAGGTAATCTGCTGGCCCACCTGCCCCGTCCGGTAAAGCTCATTCATAGTCGGCCCACGAAACGCCCGAAACGCCGAGCCAGTCAGCGACAACCCATGTCCAAGCTGTTTCACCACACCCAGCCGAGGATCGAACACCATCTCCTGAATATCCGGCAGCGTCTTCGACGGCCCACCCCCAACCTGCCGCGCATCGAAGGTGTCAAACCAATCCACCCGCGACGACAACGCAATCGACCAACTCGAAGGCTGCCAAAGCGCCTCACCATAAATTCCGGTCCCGCGCTGCCGAGCGCTCGTACTCACCGTAGGCTTCAACACTCCATTCGTCACCCCGGTCTCGTTGTCGGTCGCCCGAGTATCCAGCACATCGCTACCAGCAACCACAGTCAGCGCCCGATAACTCCGAGCCCACTGCACCGCTCCACCCATCTGCTGCGAAGGAACCTGCTGCAGATTCGTAAGCTTCTCCGAAGCCCGCCCCGCCGCAACCGACGAAAAGCTCTGCCGATAGTTCTGGTTTGTCCCATACAGCCGCAACATCAGCCGCCCAACATCCACCGGCGACCAATCCCCCCCACCCACATACCGCCAAATCCGCGTAGCATTCGTCTGCAACGGCGTCCCATTACTTCGAGCCTCATTCAACAAGTTGCCACGCAGAAACACATTACCATCGCCTCCAACATCCCGGCGAAACTCCATCCTCCCGCTCTGCGAGTGGACATTCGACGGCACATCCACCGGTCCCCGCACCTCTGGAGCCGTCAAAATATATCCATCCGTTCGAAAGAATGTAGCCGCACCAAGACCGCTCCAGCCGCGCTCTCCACCTGCAATCAAGCCATTCACAATCGACGTTGCCTCGTTGGCGCCCGCCGCATCCACGGCATAATTGAGCCCTTCCGGCTTCACCGGCAACACATCGATCACGCCCCCAATCGCACTCGACCCATAAAGATCCGAAGCCCCTCCTCGCATCAGCGCGACATCCCGCACCGCCAGTTGCGGAATTTCATTCCAATGAATCCACCCACCAAAGGCATCGTTCAGCGGCACCTGATCACTCAACACCAGCGTCCTACTCGCAGCCGTCGACCCAAGCCCCCGCAGTGTCGTCCCCTGCGATGTCGGATTCGCAACCCACGAACTCGTCCTCCGAAACAACTGAAATCCCGCAACCTGCCGCAACCGGTCATCCAACACAAACCCCGGAGCCTCTCGCAGCTGCTCCTGCGACATCGTCCTTACACTGCTCGCACTCGCATCTAGCGCCAGCGGAACGCGCGCAGCCGTCACTTCCACATTTTCCTGATTGGCTGCAAGCGCCATCACGATATCAAGTTCCGGCGCATCACCTATTGCCTGAGTAACACCGCCGAATCCTTGCCGCGTCACCCGCACTTTGCCCTCTACATCAGCCTCTATCTCCAAGTTTGCGCATCCCGATCCATCGCTGGTCATACTCTTCGATGATTCCGAAACTGGCTGAATCTGTGCCCCAACGATGGCCAGCCCTTGCTGATCCCTGACGCAGACTCGCACTGTCCGCTCACCCACAAAAGACGCCGCCTGTATGACGCCACCCGCGAGCATGTAGCCAATAAGCGCAATCGCTGTA encodes:
- the pgm gene encoding phosphoglucomutase (alpha-D-glucose-1,6-bisphosphate-dependent), whose amino-acid sequence is MSATPTNQPGQLPFPETLVDIPRLITAFYSLHPDAAVPAQRVSFGTSGHRGSSFDASFNDDHIAAITQAIVEYRATQHTLGPLFLAKDTHALSEPAFTTALEVLAANDIETIIDEHLGYTPTPALSHAILTRNQNSKLHRADGIVITPSHNPPEDGGFKYNPPTGGPADTSATKWIENRANELIAAGLKGVKRISYFRALSADKTYRHDYITAYVDDLANVIDFDVLKGTDLKLAVDPLGGAGVHYWPRIAERYKLPIEILNRHVDPTFRFMTCDWDGRIRMDCSSPYAMASMIANKNKYDVAFAADTDHDRHGIVTSTTGLLNPNHYLAVCIQYLFTHRPEWKSSVGIGKTLVSSSIIDRVAKGLNRPLLEVPVGFKWFVDGLLDGSLGFVGEESAGATFLRRNGQVWTTDKDGLIPGLLAAEMTARTSKDPGDIYRELTAKYGAPTYQRIDAAATKEQKAKLAKLSPSQVTAKELAGEPITAILTEAPGNHAPIGGLKVTTENGWFAARPSGTEDVYKIYAESFKGATHLKQIQTEAQHLVTAAIA
- a CDS encoding Hpt domain-containing protein, with the translated sequence MSENQPRKQTNSPSEDFSEGIDDLLADLWQRHLPTLRERLDLLARTAAEATTGTLNEITRAEGQSIAHKLSGNLGMFGHHKAGDLASQIEHIFKAPTPETLPLLAGLTRNLRETLAANL
- a CDS encoding glycoside hydrolase family 88 protein, encoding MRLFAASVVMGCAVAQGLWAQDASSAKMAESVIKEWPAGVVTTENHPGEWAYEEGVLLDGMAAQWHATANGDDFRYIKAAVDKYVAEDGTIKGYKADGHTLDDIEMGRAVLLVYRVTQQPKYYKAAKFLHEQLAAQPRTASGGYWHKQIYPNQMWLDGAYMAEPFRAAYAATFQEPGDFDDIAKQLLLMDTKMRDPKTGLLLHGWDESKQMPWADKTTGLSPEVWARAMGWYAMALVDVLDWFPKDHPKRAELVAALNRTATAAVAYQDKKTGLWWQVMDKGGKPGNYTEGSASSMFVYALAKGVRMGYLPQSYEANARRGWEGIQKAFVSTGPDGLMVLNGTVKVGGLGGTPYRSGTFDYYVGEKTIANDAKGIGAFMLAGSEMAQASTEALGQGKTVLVDAWFNSQTRKNAAGQPELFHYKWDDDANSGFAFYGRAFQRYGVKLATETTAPIAADLKKAQIFVLASPDIPAKNPNPHYMDKASGDAIEAWVKAGGVLILMQNDVTNSEFEHFNTMSERFGIHFNPVLRNTVENNTWSQATVMVPAGTGMFEHPHKAYLKEISTITVSGPAKAILTDKGDVLMAVSKMGKGTVFAVVDPWVYNEYVDRRNKLPLDYDGFDAAIDLAGWAVRQAK
- a CDS encoding DNRLRE domain-containing protein — encoded protein: MGRLMGLVKGGLPPWLGVAALLVATVGQARAVEATLVADAHVNQALPAVNSGTISNLNVGGGYTALLQFDLGTLPPGTTASQVSRAVLRLFCNRMDTAGLVSVQPLGGAWGEYSVTYSTLPSLGSASQVFSVGQAGAYVTVDVTSLVQGWITTPATNFGVALTAATAVVQFDSKENDLTGHAAELDVVLATAGATGATGPQGPQGVAGPAGPQGIQGVQGAKGDTGVAGPMGPAGPAANGSGLGYRGTYDSTANYAVNDMVVFQGSSYISLTAGNLGNTPGLNPLQWGLVAQAGVGTTGAQGATGPQGPPGLTGPQGPVGATGATGAAGAAGASGSPGLVYQGVYSSVTNYALGDVVLWQGASYASLSAGNHGNTPDASPAWWGVLTAQGPVGPQGLKGVAGAQGPQGLQGAVGPPGEQGPQGVQGVPGQAGAQGLTGATGPQGLQGPMGPQGVAGPVGLSFKGAYSSTTNYALADGVMYGGAGYVSLVDGNHGNTPDQSPGQWAMFAAAGATGPAGPQGLAGPQGLQGVTGPQGATGATGATGATGPQGPAVANYTGNYDSATNYGLHDAVSYGGSTYVSLGSGNVGNTPGLSPAYWTVLAAQGPQGPAGPAGAAGPQGPVGATGATGATGPQGPPVSFMGTWVAGQTYAVGAAVGYGGTSYVALVGNVGREPDLSPAYWGVLAQTGASGAAGAAGPMGPQGPAGTVGMSYKGAWVASVGYVANDAVVFGGTTYLALGTSLESEPDVSPAVWGVLAQAGSAGATGPAGAAAAVSVGTVTTGAAGTQASVTNSGTASAAVLNFTIPQGAPGANGTGGGGGGGTSGIPFASMYHAVSFNSVYYSVNNTGSALTEGTAELTWVPAGCVATKLVVFSQQTNAISVMLRQGTPGAMADTGLGCSAASGGMCTATGSVAVAAGNFVDLSISGASGTAAGVWTALACD
- a CDS encoding TonB-dependent receptor; amino-acid sequence: MPAYFHTAIALIGYMLAGGVIQAASFVGERTVRVCVRDQQGLAIVGAQIQPVSESSKSMTSDGSGCANLEIEADVEGKVRVTRQGFGGVTQAIGDAPELDIVMALAANQENVEVTAARVPLALDASASSVRTMSQEQLREAPGFVLDDRLRQVAGFQLFRRTSSWVANPTSQGTTLRGLGSTAASRTLVLSDQVPLNDAFGGWIHWNEIPQLAVRDVALMRGGASDLYGSSAIGGVIDVLPVKPEGLNYAVDAAGANEATSIVNGLIAGGERGWSGLGAATFFRTDGYILTAPEVRGPVDVPSNVHSQSGRMEFRRDVGGDGNVFLRGNLLNEARSNGTPLQTNATRIWRYVGGGDWSPVDVGRLMLRLYGTNQNYRQSFSSVAAGRASEKLTNLQQVPSQQMGGAVQWARSYRALTVVAGSDVLDTRATDNETGVTNGVLKPTVSTSARQRGTGIYGEALWQPSSWSIALSSRVDWFDTFDARQVGGGPSKTLPDIQEMVFDPRLGVVKQLGHGLSLTGSAFRAFRGPTMNELYRTGQVGQQITFPNASLRTERATGFEFGGLVNVRHLGSVRSSYFWTEVNRPVSTVTLSSTPTSQTLMRENLGQLVSKGVTTEVEMHPVSFLMVTAGYQYANSTVTQFQADPTLVGKWTPQVPRNSASLQARLEKSRVGTMSVALRMSGRQYDDSANQFELDGFVQVDVYAEHSFGQRFRVYGSVQNLANQQVQAGRTPLLTLGAPRIVLGGLRFTR